Proteins encoded in a region of the Benincasa hispida cultivar B227 chromosome 2, ASM972705v1, whole genome shotgun sequence genome:
- the LOC120071352 gene encoding uncharacterized protein LOC120071352 — protein sequence MYGQTNYASQFGQGPQKPWPPAYQQRAGAPPPPPPPPTSYVQPGPPIPSHPITQQAPAPPPQATQPLHLSQPGSHAPPPPFGQGPSIQVLPGGITNIRQTYFHTFPPVHGNTQLSVFNSTAQQNVQLSHSGVQNMHHILPPPPPLPPPPPPPPPPAQAPNLDILRPLQPSTVGPLHPPSQGQTLYGSRIHPPLQQGGLQVFPSIPQHPTTSTFPAPSSNFLGESHLLPMAPPPPPSSPPPIPPSPPPPTSPSSSIPYPDSSSLSCRSELDPSSTIHYSKGLQPSEIDQGDAPTSHLGDNEPKHDEHRNLEVGCGLMVSEVDNEILSDKDYVASKNIEMKKKSPLRYLRIEPQSENLTVSAASISPANSDMEMEDDITVADTGEETSHPFEIQSYECKSRKEEHDAKDQVQLQEPEVLRSCSPEKEKVAEDAGPKLLLDHEKSVSIAACQVHSPVRSTAGVTELPPGNNFENSFTCLQNDKGLAGEVASSAVTISSQSTALITGGSPFRLIQDYASDENSESDEDSHHKDVHFVAISPSTPAYSKTSDKDTDNSTILGSKGSLQVQWSYVPPCESSMPESGAQFLSESPKQVFDANEANVRKTGNEQSYNNQQNQIGTSTGSKSLDAINGRSVDVPQDTEKLQKENDVEKVKLGSSPVKIDEFGRLVREGGSDSDSDDSHYTRRHKNKRSRNSSESRSPVDRRRGRRSPRRRRERRSRSHSWSPRNQRGRSRSPVSRRTSQFNNENMRRDKGMIRKCFDFQRGRCYRGASCRYVHHEPNKNDGSRIHRSKHHDVHPTSKNVKTREDTMNMSREVSDLGHMEVENQERIPHKVSPKVDTHDWKTDSPTGDPDSFGSKCQSFRDRMGLVQEELIYSKPAEAVHIHVNEDGQEGEKSHEQHSVTASSQCMSNADMEKFSGDVSISILTSVEKSVAQQSSIFVAELRTANDLSHQMDASFASNLLPDQLTAVTANKAPACEHFTDKTSSNKPQFDTNSAIQLPLTSQILSLSPVPKPLSATAPVCATDDAHSLTELPPPPPLIISRVSSAEVPIPAPYNFVSQNVSFPSKASLPGGFPPHQDLVSIQPSHYHKTSLLPPKPSYDLLTPVTTNASMPMQFHQSHLSHGYDLGSQSVMNSQPLELHSHSKLGESPVQEPYRAPPMHMDEIRSIVPVANNQPTRPFGFPSFQNEENFGRTSVEMNSSSFFPHRNFNDHSMPISNANKMQSSADNFPPSEFRSSFSQFHPYSRFQQPLYTSQPAHDSMFRDPSQIGSMSRHYPDPLSRNHPPLLPDFGGLGITTYHNPYASTFEKPLSSSFGSNFLNFGNDAPSGDIRSSTFNVSNVRVDGQSANYVGSRQTTTSPNSTKPLGKLLSGTGGDQYDPLFDSIEPSSPITKKSDRGQKLKKAKESYTITRLGGSHKLLDVEENNKHKEVAAVTSTTSLENDEFGETADAEAGAVENDLDDEANLSGEIEIDQVKSSEKSKKSKGSRSLKLFRIAIADFVKEVLKPSWRQGNMSKEAFKTIVKKTVDKVSGAMKSHQIPRSQAKINRYIDSSQRKLTKLVMGYVDKYVKT from the exons ATGTATGGTCAAACAAATTATGCTTCACAGTTCGGCCAGGGTCCTCAGAAACCGTGGCCACCTGCATACCAACAGCGTGCAGGAGCACCTCCTCCTCCGCCTCCTCCTCCTACCTCATATGTTCAACCAGGCCCACCAATCCCATCACATCCTATAACTCAACAAGCACCTGCTCCCCCACCTCAGGCTACGCAACCTCTACATTTATCTCAGCCGGGTTCCCATGCCCCACCACCTCCCTTCGGTCAGGGCCCATCCATTCAAGTGTTACCTGGCGGGATTACAAATATCCGTCAAACATATTTTCACACATTTCCACCAGTCCATGGAAACACACAACTTTCTGTTTTTAACTCAACTGCTCAGCAGAATGTACAACTTTCACACTCAGGAGTTCAGAATATGCATCACATTCTACCTCCGCCGCCGCCACtgccaccaccaccaccacctcCACCTCCTCCTGCTCAAGCTCCCAATCTAGATATATTGCGGCCTCTGCAGCCTTCTACTGTAGGACCGCTTCATCCTCCTTCACAAGGACAAACATTGTATGGATCTCGAATTCATCCACCATTGCAACAAGGTGGCTTGCAGGTCTTTCCCTCTATTCCACAACACCCAACAACATCCACTTTTCCTGCTCCCTCATCCAATTTTCTTGGAGAATCTCATCTGCTTCCAATGGCTCCTCCTCCACCACCATCCTCTCCgcctcctattccaccttctCCACCCCCTCCCACCTCACCCTCTTCTTCAATTCCATACCCAGATTCTTCCAGCTTATCGTGTCGGTCTGAATTAGATCCTAGTTCTACCATTCATTATAGTAAAGGCTTGCAGCCCTCTGAAATTGATCAAGGAGATGCACCTACCAGTCATTTAGGGGATAATGAACCCAAGCATGACGAACATAGAAACTTAGAAGTTGGTTGCGGCCTCATGGTTTCTGAAGTGGACAATGAGATATTGTCAGATAAAGATTATGTGGCATccaaaaatatagaaatgaaaaaaaagtctCCATTGAGATATTTAAGAATTGAGCCACAATCTGAGAATTTGACAGTGTCAGCAGCTTCCATTTCACCTGCAAACTCTGACATGGAGATGGAAG ATGACATCACTGTAGCCGATACAGGAGAGGAAACTAGTCACCCGTTTGAAATTCAAAGCTACGAGTGCAAATCAAGAAAAGAAGAGCATGATGCAAAGGATCAGGTACAATTACAAGAACCTGAAGTTTTGAGAAGCTGCAGCCCCGAAAAGGAGAAGGTAGCTGAAG ATGCAGGGCCAAAACTTCTGCTCGACCATGAAAAATCTGTCAGCATTGCAGCTTGCCAAGTTCACAGCCCTGTCAGAAGTACTGCTGGAGTTACTGAACTTCCTCCAGGAAACAATTTTGAGAACTCTTTTACCTGCTTGCAAAATGACAAAGGTCTAGCTGGTGAAGTAGCATCTTCTGCAGTCACTATTTCTAGTCAGTCTACTGCACTTATTACAGGTGGCAGCCCATTTAGACTTATACAGGACTATGCTTCCGATGAGAATTCAGAAAGTGACGAGGATTCTCACCATAAAGATGTCCATTTTGTTGCCATCTCACCTTCAACTCCAGCTTATTCAAAAACTTCCGACAAAGACACTGACAATTCGACTATTCTTGGATCAAAAGGTTCTTTGCAGGTTCAGTGGAGTTATGTTCCACCTTGTGAATCCTCAATGCCTGAATCTGGTGCTCAGTTCCTCTCAGAATCACCAAAACAGGTTTTTGATGCTAATGAGGCAAATGTCAGAAAGACAGGGAATGAACAGAGTTACAACAACCAACAGAATCAAATTGGTACAAGCACTGGTTCCAAGTCTTTGGATGCAATCAACGGTCGTAGTGTTGATGTTCCCCAAGATACTGAAAAGTTACAAAAGGAAAATGATGTAGAAAAGGTGAAGTTGGGATCATCTCCTGTAAAAATAGATGAATTTGGGAGATTAGTCAGAGAAGGTGGCAGTGATAGTGATTCTGATGATTCACACTATACAAGGAGACACAAGAATAAAAGATCTAGAAATAGTAGTGAAAGTCGTTCTCCTGTTGATAGGAGGAGGGGACGAAGGAGTCCACGGAGAAGAAGGGAGAGACGAAGCCGTTCTCACAg ttggtctcCTCGTAACCAAAGAGGCAGAAGCAGGTCTCCTGTCAGCAGGCGTACAAGCCAGTTTAATAATGAGAATATGCGACGAGATAAGGGTATGATACGAAAATGTTTCGACTTTCAGCGAGGTAGGTGCTATAGAGGAGCATCTTGTCGCTATGTGCACCATGAACCCAACAAGAACGATGGATCAAGAATCCATAGGAGCAAACATCATGATGTTCACCCTACTTCCAAGAATGTAAAAACAAGAGAGGACACTATGAACATGTCTAGGGAAGTATCAGATCTTGGGCATATGGAAGTTGAGAATCAGGAGAGAATCCCGCATAAAGTGTCCCCGAAAGTTGATACTCATGATTGGAAGACAGATAGTCCTACTGGTGATCCAGATTCATTTGGATCTAAATGTCAAAGTTTTAGAGATAGAATGGGCTTAGTTCAAGaagaattaatttattcaaaACCAGCTGAGGCTGTCCACATTCATGTTAATGAAGATGGTCAAGAAGGAGAGAAGTCTCACGAGCAACATTCAGTTACAGCCTCCTCACAATGCATGAGCAATGCTGATATGGAGAAATTCTCTGGTGATGTTTCCATTAGCATTCTGACTTCTGTAGAGAAGTCAGTGGCTCAGCAATCCAGCATCTTTGTTGCAGAGCTTCGAACTGCCAATGACCTCTCGCACCAGATGGATGCTTCTTTTGCCTCCAATTTACTACCTGATCAACTAACTGCAGTTACCGCCAATAAAGCTCCTGCATGTGAACATTTTACGGATAAAACTTCATCCAATAAGCCACAGTTTGATACCAATTCTGCTATTCAGCTACCTTTGACCTCACAAATTTTATCACTGTCTCCAGTACCGAAACCATTATCTGCTACTGCTCCAGTTTGTGCTACTGATGATGCCCATTCTCTTACAGAGCTGCCTCCTCCGCCTCCTCTCATAATTTCACGTGTCAGTAGTGCTGAGGTCCCAATACCTGCCCCCTATAATTTTGTGTCTCAAAATGTGTCCTTTCCTTCTAAAGCTTCATTACCAGGAGGTTTTCCTCCTCATCAAGATTTGGTATCCATTCAACCATCTCACTATCACAAGACCTCTTTACTGCCGCCGAAACCATCGTATGACTTGTTGACTCCTGTAACTACCAATGCCAGTATGCCAATGCAATTTCATCAGAGTCATTTGTCTCATGGATATGATCTGGGTTCTCAATCTGTTATGAATTCCCAGCCATTGGAGTTGCATTCTCATTCTAAGCTTGGCGAGTCCCCAGTCCAAGAGCCTTATAGAGCTCCTCCAATGCACATGGATGAAATTAGATCAATTGTGCCAGTTGCAAATAATCAACCTACCCGACCTTTTGGATTTCCAAGCTTTCAGAATGAAGAAAACTTTGGACGGACTTCTGTGGAGATGAATTCTTCCAGTTTTTTCCCTCATCGAAACTTTAATGATCATTCTATGCCCATTTCAAATGCAAATAAAATGCAATCTTCTGCTGATAATTTTCCTCCCAGCGAATTTCGAAGTTCATTTTCACAGTTTCATCCTTATTCAAGGTTCCAACAGCCATTGTATACCTCACAACCTGCACATGATAGCATGTTCCGTGACCCAAGCCAGATTGGTAGTATGTCTCGACATTATCCCGATCCTCTAAGCAGGAACCATCCGCCTTTGCTTCCTGATTTTGGGGGTTTGGGAATTACCACTTATCATAATCCTTATGCTTCTACTTTTGAGAAGCCACTTAGCTCCAGCTTCGGATCTAACTTTTTGAACTTTGGAAATGATGCTCCTAGTGGTGATATACGTAGTTCTACTTTCAATGTAAGCAATGTTCGCGTTGATGGGCAAAGTGCTAATTATGTTGGATCTAGGCAGACAACTACTTCTCCAAATTCCACAAAACCTTTGGGGAAACTCTTGTCTGGTACAGGCGGTGATCAGTATGATCCACTCTTTGACAGCATTGAGCCATCATCACCTATAACCAAGAAATCTGATCGTGGTCAAAAGCTGAAAAAGGCTAAAGAATCTTATACGATAACAAGACTTGGTGGTTCCCATAAATTACTAGATGTGGAGGAGAACAACAAGCATAAGGAAGTTGCTGCTGTGACTTCAACTACATCTCTGGAGAATGATGAATTTGGAGAGACAGCAGACGCAGAAGCTGGTGCTGTTGAGAATGACCTTGACGACGAAGCAAACTTATCAGGAGAAATTGAAATTGATCAGGTTAAGTCCTCTGAGAAGAGCAAGAAATCCAAAGGTTCCAGGTCACTGAAGCTTTTCAGGATTGCTATTGCCGATTTTGTCAAGGAAGTTTTAAAACCATCATGGCGACAAGGCAATATGAGCAAGGAAGCTTTTAAGACAATTGTCAAGAAGACTGTTGACAAGGTATCTGGAGCTATGAAGAGTCACCAAATACCCAGGTCTCAAGCAAAGATAAATCGGTACATTGATTCATCACAACGGAAACTGACAAAGCTTGTTATG GGTTATGTTGACAAGTATGTTAAGACATAG